One Malus domestica chromosome 11, GDT2T_hap1 genomic region harbors:
- the LOC103447749 gene encoding protein SOSEKI 5-like → MAVASRGRPSHLQIPSKWRDSETSPDRISPAQTGPSLPITPRKVPVVYYLSRNGQLEHPHFMEVPLSSPRGLFLKDVINRLNLLRGKGMALMYSWSSKRSYKTGFVWHDLTEDDLIHPSHGHEYVLKGSELLDPPLNHMALETASSRSLRPPPEALKSAEDFESPVISRQRNQSWSSIDLNEYKVYKTESVGESARKAAADASTQTDENRHRRRVVRDEHEEKGQGQSQREVIQIQSQSTELSRGEMSPPPSDSSPETLESLMKADGRLVLCTNGANEEEAVNQTAEICPTGKMKASTVLMQLLSCGSISFRDCGSTAVREQGFSLIGHYKPRLPRGLTGNQVGTESVISNLAGVKLEDKEYFSGSLIETKKEAVPSLKRSSSYNADRSAQLQLEETEKGGVRAKCIPRKPKGIPTKREINHIASCSDGSCTSSNGHVGGSKRLEVHQ, encoded by the exons ATGGCTGTCGCTTCCAGAGGCCGGCCCTCCCACCTCCAAATCCCCAGCAAATGGCGCGACTCGGAAACCAGTCCGGACCGGATTAGTCCTGCCCAGACCGGTCCCAGTCTCCCCATCACTCCCCGAAAAGTCCCTGTCGTTTACTACCTCTCCAGGAACGGCCAGCTCGAGCACCCTCACTTCATGGAAgtccctctctcctctccccgTGGCCTCTTTCTCAAAG ATGTTATTAACCGGTTGAACTTGCTACGTGGCAAGGGCATGGCTTTGATGTACTCCTGGTCTTCCAAACG GAGCTACAAAACCGGCTTCGTGTGGCACGATTTGACGGAGGACGATTTGATACACCCGTCGCACGGCCACGAGTACGTGCTCAAGGGGTCGGAGCTTCTTGACCCGCCGCTGAACCATATGGCTCTCGAGACGGCGTCGTCGAGGTCTCTGAGACCGCCGCCAGAGGCGCTGAAGTCCGCCGAAGATTTCGAATCTCCGGTGATTTCACGCCAGCGAAACCAGTCGTGGAGTTCGATCGATTTGAACGAGTACAAGGTGTACAAGACCGAGTCAGTCGGCGAGTCCGCCAGGAAAGCGGCCGCCGACGCGTCGACTCAGACCGACGAAAACCGGCACCGACGTCGTGTTGTTCGAGACGAGCACGAGGAAAAAGGTCAAGGTCAAAGTCAGCGCGAGGTGATTCAGATTCAGAGTCAGAGTACGGAGCTGAGCAGGGGCGAGATGTCGCCTCCGCCGTCTGATTCGAGCCCCGAAACGCTCGAGTCGCTGATGAAGGCGGATGGGCGGCTGGTGCTCTGCACGAACGGGGCGAACGAGGAGGAGGCAGTGAACCAGACGGCTGAGATCTGTCCAACTGGGAAGATGAAGGCGTCAACGGTCCTGATGCAATTGTTATCGTGCGGCTCGATCTCGTTCAGGGACTGCGGATCCACGGCGGTGAGGGAGCAGGGGTTCTCGCTGATTGGGCATTACAAGCCTAGGCTACCACGTGGCTTGACGGGAAATCAGGTCGGGACGGAGAGCGTAATTTCGAATTTAGCGGGGGTAAAATTGGAAGATAAGGAGTATTTTAGCGGGAGCTTAATTGAGACCAAGAAAGAGGCGGTTCCATCTTTAAAGAGGTCTTCTTCTTACAACGCAGATAG GAGTGCGCAGCTGCAATTGGAGGAAACTGAGAAAGGTGGAGTGCGAGCAAAGTGCATTCCCAGGAAACCCAAAGGAATACCCACCAAGAGAGAGATCAACCACATCGCCTCTTGTAGTGATGGTAGTTGTACTAGTAGTAACGGTCATGTAGGAGGGAGCAAACGACTCGAGGTTCATCAATAA